A genomic region of Methanobacterium sp. SMA-27 contains the following coding sequences:
- a CDS encoding 4Fe-4S binding protein, giving the protein MPTTTNNTKKYCKPLREVEVDYKIDHSKCETCEDKPCILSCPVAAINESVNGEIEIDDKCVGCVLCREACPYDAIKMETTLSEPIRENVPNINTKLCRQCGACVKACKTGSIQLISSGTEEAHSEINEDTCVRCGYCARVCPTEAIKYGEILPRSVVGGKAIVVDQKNCIGCMTCTRVCPSKGAINVGNVSKLPFINPSYCARCEECMNVCPSAAIRYSSRKRAYQNFSKIKTMEIVSELLEKEAGKLSNDAVRINSILNSIARDVALKHEEKNFNEDVTGLIKDEITSMLNSELEIEDIQEIIGATTPKRDINVIEEDCIGCSECIAECPVDCIELEIPSPVHIDTDSCVYCGKCVDKCKFNAITLIEEHFQVKDGKIFYVRGELLKPRTGEIVTDVNACMACGVCVKKCPTQALKLEKDEIIVDSSKCILCGECDIICPVNAIKLKIDTNGI; this is encoded by the coding sequence GATTGATCACAGTAAATGTGAGACATGCGAAGATAAACCATGTATTCTTTCTTGTCCTGTGGCTGCCATCAATGAATCAGTAAACGGGGAAATTGAGATCGATGACAAATGTGTTGGATGCGTTTTGTGCAGGGAAGCCTGCCCATATGATGCAATAAAAATGGAAACAACTCTTTCTGAACCAATAAGGGAGAATGTACCCAATATCAACACCAAACTATGCAGACAATGTGGAGCTTGTGTAAAAGCATGTAAAACAGGTTCAATTCAGTTAATTTCATCAGGAACTGAAGAAGCTCACAGCGAAATAAATGAAGATACATGTGTGCGCTGCGGATACTGTGCCCGTGTTTGTCCAACAGAAGCAATTAAATACGGTGAAATACTCCCAAGATCTGTTGTGGGTGGAAAGGCAATTGTTGTTGATCAAAAAAACTGTATAGGATGTATGACTTGTACCCGAGTCTGCCCATCCAAAGGAGCCATAAACGTTGGAAATGTAAGTAAACTCCCTTTCATAAACCCATCCTACTGTGCAAGATGCGAGGAATGTATGAATGTATGCCCTTCAGCAGCCATCAGATATTCATCAAGAAAAAGGGCTTACCAGAATTTCAGTAAAATAAAAACCATGGAAATTGTATCGGAATTGCTTGAAAAAGAAGCAGGTAAACTTTCAAATGATGCTGTCAGGATAAATAGTATTCTAAATTCTATTGCAAGAGATGTTGCTCTTAAACATGAAGAAAAAAATTTCAACGAAGATGTAACTGGTTTAATAAAGGATGAAATTACATCAATGCTTAATTCTGAACTTGAAATTGAAGATATTCAGGAGATAATTGGAGCAACCACACCAAAACGTGACATTAATGTTATTGAAGAGGATTGTATTGGGTGTAGTGAATGTATAGCAGAATGTCCAGTTGATTGTATAGAACTTGAAATACCCTCACCAGTACATATAGACACTGACAGTTGTGTTTACTGTGGAAAATGTGTTGATAAGTGTAAATTTAATGCCATAACTCTAATCGAAGAACATTTCCAAGTTAAAGATGGTAAAATTTTCTATGTAAGGGGAGAATTACTAAAACCTAGAACTGGCGAAATAGTAACAGATGTTAATGCATGTATGGCATGTGGAGTATGCGTTAAAAAATGTCCAACACAGGCTCTGAAACTTGAAAAGGATGAAATAATTGTTGACAGTTCTAAATGTATTTTATGTGGGGAATGCGATATAATATGCCCAGTAAATGCAATTAAACTCAAAATCGACACCAATGGTATCTGA